The following proteins are encoded in a genomic region of Hemiscyllium ocellatum isolate sHemOce1 chromosome 23, sHemOce1.pat.X.cur, whole genome shotgun sequence:
- the LOC132826583 gene encoding lectin-like, with protein CYKFVPIEKTWIDAELHCQNLAPGGHLASLHWMEQNNVLAEMIHNSQNNNVPTWVGLSDIHKEGTFQWIDGSASDFMYWMKGEPNNLDGKEHCGHILFKNTRWNDLSCDSKLCFLCSYKLLSPCCE; from the exons TGCTACAAGTTTGTTCCTATTGAAAAGACTTGGATTGATGCTGAG CTGCATTGCCAAAACCTGGCTCCAGGCGGCCATCTTGCTTCCCTGCACTGGATGGAGCAGAATAATGTTCTTGCAGAAATGATACATAATTCCCAAAATAATAATGTCCCAACTTGGGTCGGGTTGAGTGACATCCACAAG GAGGGGACTTTCCAATGGATTGATGGATCTGCATCAGATTTTATGTATTGGATGAAAGGTGAACCCAATAATCTTGATGGAAAAGAGCACTGTGGGCATATTTTGTTCA AGAATACACGTTGGAACGATCTGTCTTGTGATTCAAAATTGTGTTTCCTTTGCTCCTACAAACTGCTGTCTCCCTGCTGCGAGTGA